One genomic region from Hyalangium ruber encodes:
- a CDS encoding SulP family inorganic anion transporter, producing the protein MKSGVEKAGSTGSFRDVLAKDVPASFVVFLVALPLCMGIALASGAPIMSGLIAGVVGGLIVGSFGGAPLLVSGPAAGLAVMVFGFIQELGFATTCAAVAAAGLVQMALGGLKVARASLGISPAVIHGMLAGIGILIVLGQLHIVLGGAPQSNAWANLRELPAQLADLHGPATILGLVTIGLLVLWQVMPNSRLKQVPGPLVAVLGASAAAAIWGADVKKVELAGDLFSSLQLPSLPQGNWGAFITAVLSLALVASAESLLSAVATDKLHTGPRSNLDRELFAQGMANTLSGLAGGLPITGVIVRSAANIAAGAKSRVSAILHGVWMLLFVTLLGSMLGLVPLTVLAGLLVFVGAKLVNTHHIQELRRRGELSVYVVTVAGVVGINLLAGIGLGLVVAVGRLLWRLGRVNVQVKQAGEVHQVRVDGALTFVGVPRLSAALASVPVGAQVELDVAVETLDHSGYEALESWCQTHRKTGGKVWMEPLEDIWKRKGGSAAPKDSAVSPPNSLSAEGAR; encoded by the coding sequence ATGAAGTCTGGCGTGGAGAAGGCTGGCTCCACCGGTTCGTTCCGGGACGTGCTGGCGAAAGATGTACCCGCCTCCTTTGTGGTCTTCCTTGTGGCCCTGCCCTTGTGCATGGGCATCGCCCTGGCATCGGGCGCTCCCATCATGTCTGGCCTCATCGCCGGCGTGGTGGGCGGACTGATCGTCGGCTCCTTCGGTGGCGCACCGCTGCTGGTGAGTGGCCCGGCGGCGGGGTTGGCGGTGATGGTGTTCGGCTTCATCCAGGAGCTGGGCTTCGCGACGACCTGCGCCGCGGTGGCGGCCGCGGGCCTGGTGCAGATGGCGCTGGGCGGCCTGAAGGTGGCGCGCGCCTCGCTGGGCATCTCCCCGGCCGTCATTCACGGCATGCTCGCGGGCATCGGCATCCTCATCGTCCTGGGGCAGCTGCACATCGTCCTGGGCGGAGCGCCGCAGTCCAACGCCTGGGCGAACCTGCGTGAGCTGCCGGCCCAGCTGGCGGATCTGCATGGGCCCGCGACGATCCTCGGCCTGGTCACCATCGGCCTGCTGGTGCTGTGGCAGGTCATGCCCAACAGCCGCCTCAAGCAGGTGCCCGGGCCGCTGGTGGCGGTGCTGGGTGCCTCGGCGGCCGCGGCCATCTGGGGCGCGGACGTGAAGAAGGTGGAGCTCGCGGGTGACCTCTTCAGCAGCCTGCAGCTTCCCTCGCTGCCTCAGGGCAACTGGGGCGCCTTCATCACCGCGGTGCTCTCCCTGGCCCTGGTGGCCAGCGCCGAGTCGCTGCTGAGCGCGGTGGCCACCGACAAGCTGCACACCGGCCCGCGCTCCAACCTGGACCGCGAGCTGTTCGCGCAGGGCATGGCCAACACCCTGTCGGGTCTGGCGGGCGGCCTGCCCATCACCGGCGTCATCGTCCGCAGCGCCGCCAACATCGCCGCGGGGGCCAAGTCGCGCGTGTCCGCCATCCTGCACGGCGTGTGGATGCTGCTCTTCGTCACCCTGCTGGGCTCGATGCTGGGGCTGGTGCCCCTCACCGTGCTGGCGGGCCTGCTCGTCTTCGTGGGGGCGAAGCTGGTGAACACGCACCACATCCAGGAGCTGCGCCGCCGCGGCGAGCTGTCCGTGTACGTGGTGACGGTGGCTGGCGTGGTGGGCATCAACCTGCTGGCCGGCATTGGCCTGGGCCTGGTGGTGGCCGTGGGTCGGCTGCTGTGGCGGCTGGGCCGGGTGAACGTCCAGGTGAAGCAGGCCGGTGAGGTTCACCAGGTGCGCGTGGACGGCGCCCTGACCTTCGTCGGCGTGCCCCGGCTGTCGGCCGCGCTGGCCAGCGTGCCCGTGGGCGCGCAGGTGGAGCTGGACGTCGCGGTCGAGACGTTGGACCACTCTGGCTACGAGGCTCTCGAGAGCTGGTGCCAGACGCATCGCAAGACGGGCGGCAAGGTGTGGATGGAGCCGCTCGAGGACATCTGGAAGCGAAAGGGCGGCAGCGCCGCCCCCAAGGACTCTGCTGTTTCCCCCCCGAATTCTCTCTCCGCGGAAGGTGCCCGATGA
- a CDS encoding AraC family transcriptional regulator — MATNTLLPELAAWIDRFTPRDGVHPTAIERMALIRASRPGEPLHALHQPALCVIAQGSKQVMLGEEVYPYDASQCLVVSVDLPVTGQVTRATPKTPYLCFRLDLDPAELADLILKANLPPPTQRGSSRGMFLSQTSPLLLEAVLRLVRLLDAPEDIPALAPLAMREILYRLLKGEHGWKLSQIATANSQAQRIAKTLGWLKTHFAEPLRIEDLARAVHMSPSSLHHHFKAVTAMSPLQYQKQLRLQEARRLLLSEDVDVATAGFRVGYESPSQFGREYRRLFGRPPGLDLRTLMQNPGISPGSRRAHPG, encoded by the coding sequence ATGGCGACGAACACACTCCTGCCTGAGCTGGCCGCATGGATCGATCGCTTCACCCCTCGTGACGGCGTGCATCCAACTGCCATCGAGCGCATGGCACTCATCCGCGCCTCGCGTCCCGGTGAGCCGCTCCACGCCCTTCATCAACCCGCCCTGTGTGTCATCGCCCAGGGGAGCAAGCAGGTGATGCTGGGCGAGGAGGTGTACCCGTATGACGCCTCGCAATGCCTCGTGGTCTCCGTGGACCTTCCCGTCACAGGCCAGGTGACACGTGCCACGCCCAAGACGCCTTATCTCTGCTTCCGCCTCGACCTGGACCCCGCCGAGCTCGCTGACCTGATCCTGAAGGCGAACCTGCCCCCACCCACACAGCGAGGCTCTTCCCGAGGCATGTTCCTCAGCCAGACCTCGCCGTTGCTGCTCGAGGCCGTGCTCCGGCTGGTGCGCCTGCTGGATGCGCCCGAGGACATCCCCGCGCTGGCGCCCCTGGCCATGCGCGAGATCCTCTACCGCCTGCTCAAGGGGGAGCACGGCTGGAAGCTGAGCCAGATCGCCACGGCCAACAGCCAGGCCCAGCGCATCGCCAAGACCCTTGGCTGGCTCAAGACCCACTTCGCGGAGCCGCTGCGCATCGAAGACCTCGCGCGAGCGGTACACATGAGTCCCTCCTCGCTACACCACCACTTCAAGGCCGTCACCGCCATGAGCCCGTTGCAGTACCAGAAGCAGCTGCGGCTCCAGGAGGCTCGCCGCCTCCTGCTCAGCGAGGACGTCGACGTGGCCACCGCCGGCTTCCGCGTGGGCTACGAGAGCCCCTCCCAATTCGGCCGAGAGTACCGCCGGTTGTTCGGGAGGCCCCCCGGGTTGGACCTGCGCACCCTGATGCAGAATCCAGGAATTTCTCCTGGTTCTCGCCGCGCCCATCCAGGCTAG
- a CDS encoding GNAT family N-acetyltransferase, which translates to MAAPITFRALSEADLPLLHDWLSRPHVAEWWEPTPTFEEVREDYLPRLAPQDVRPLDARAGVVQYLAYEGDVPFAFVQAYRVMAHQHEGWWQDETDPCALGIDQFIGLPDRLGQGLGTRLLRAFLQFLFEDPRVTTVQTDPSPDNARAIACYRKVGFRDVGLVTTPDGPELLLRATRDSRA; encoded by the coding sequence ATGGCAGCCCCCATCACCTTCCGAGCCCTCTCCGAGGCAGACCTTCCCCTGCTACACGACTGGCTCTCGCGGCCGCATGTGGCCGAGTGGTGGGAGCCCACCCCGACCTTCGAGGAGGTACGCGAAGACTACCTGCCACGGCTCGCGCCCCAGGACGTGCGCCCGCTCGACGCCCGAGCGGGCGTGGTGCAGTACCTCGCCTATGAGGGCGACGTACCCTTCGCCTTCGTGCAGGCCTACCGAGTGATGGCCCATCAGCACGAGGGCTGGTGGCAGGACGAGACCGACCCGTGTGCCTTGGGAATCGACCAATTCATCGGCCTGCCCGATCGCCTCGGCCAGGGGCTGGGCACGCGCCTGCTGCGCGCCTTCCTCCAGTTCCTCTTCGAGGACCCTCGCGTCACCACCGTCCAGACCGACCCGAGCCCCGACAACGCACGCGCCATTGCGTGCTACCGCAAGGTGGGCTTCCGAGACGTCGGCCTCGTCACGACGCCCGATGGGCCGGAGCTGCTGCTGCGCGCCACGCGAGACAGCCGAGCGTAG
- a CDS encoding type IV pilus twitching motility protein PilT — translation MARLDYIIEKLLKDSSLEIVMETGSGVSIRTTTGLLPVLKQQLTTQQIIGAIAELVPSDQRASFPAGGLTLFPYASPAGAVQVKFELEKDRARVTMVPFAPHTMYGTVDLEEESPQFASPSEPLEMATPPSPPAAPAAPVVAPRPAATARGSQPAVPVLSAKVAAPAAKPPAEPPPPAPAPVASLELVDRSRERTEEGAAQMIALLEEMLTRRASDLHLSSDTVPHMRIDGDMVPISEHGTMTSARLKSMVFSIAPDKNKEQWEKKHDTDFAYELPAARFRVNVFADRKGIGAVMRQIPNTIRSAEEMGLSKQILDLCFLTKGLVLVTGPTGSGKSTTLASMVDYINRHREDHIITIEDPIEFVHPNKKCLVNQREIGVHTDSFKDALRAALREDPDVVLVGEMRDLETIAIAIETAETGHLVFGTLHTNTAASTVDRIIDQFPADRQAQIRMMLSESLKGVISQTLCKRIGGGRVAAQEVLLCTSSVSNLIREGKTFQIASVMQTGRGHGMMMLNDALLELVKKKLVAPVEALNKAVARNEMRTMLERAGYKVDPPAEAAPPPAQK, via the coding sequence ATGGCCAGACTTGATTACATCATCGAGAAGTTGCTCAAAGACTCTAGTCTGGAAATCGTCATGGAGACCGGCAGTGGGGTGAGCATCCGCACCACCACCGGGCTGTTGCCAGTCCTGAAGCAACAGCTCACGACGCAGCAGATCATCGGTGCGATCGCGGAGCTGGTGCCTTCGGATCAGCGCGCGTCCTTTCCGGCCGGAGGGCTCACCCTGTTTCCCTACGCTTCACCCGCGGGCGCGGTGCAGGTGAAGTTCGAGCTGGAGAAGGACCGTGCGCGGGTGACGATGGTGCCCTTCGCCCCGCACACCATGTATGGCACGGTCGATCTGGAAGAGGAGAGCCCCCAGTTCGCCTCGCCTTCCGAGCCGCTGGAGATGGCCACCCCGCCCAGCCCTCCGGCGGCTCCTGCGGCTCCCGTCGTGGCGCCTCGCCCCGCTGCCACGGCTCGCGGGTCCCAGCCGGCCGTTCCGGTACTCTCCGCGAAGGTGGCGGCTCCGGCGGCCAAGCCGCCAGCGGAGCCCCCCCCGCCTGCTCCTGCCCCCGTCGCCTCCCTGGAACTGGTCGACAGAAGCCGGGAGCGGACGGAAGAGGGCGCGGCGCAGATGATTGCCCTCCTGGAGGAGATGCTGACCCGCCGGGCCTCGGACCTCCATCTGTCCAGCGATACGGTGCCGCACATGCGCATCGATGGCGACATGGTGCCGATATCGGAGCACGGCACGATGACTTCGGCGCGCCTCAAGTCGATGGTCTTCAGCATCGCTCCAGACAAGAACAAGGAGCAGTGGGAGAAGAAGCACGATACGGACTTTGCGTATGAGCTGCCGGCAGCACGTTTCCGCGTCAACGTCTTCGCGGACCGGAAGGGCATTGGCGCCGTGATGCGGCAGATCCCCAACACCATCCGCAGCGCGGAGGAGATGGGGCTGTCCAAGCAGATTCTGGACCTGTGCTTCCTCACCAAGGGGTTGGTGCTTGTCACCGGTCCCACGGGCTCGGGCAAGTCGACCACGCTGGCGTCGATGGTCGACTACATCAACCGGCACCGCGAGGACCACATCATCACCATCGAGGACCCCATCGAGTTCGTTCACCCGAACAAGAAGTGCCTGGTGAACCAGCGAGAGATCGGCGTCCACACCGACTCCTTCAAGGACGCGCTGCGCGCGGCGCTGCGCGAGGATCCGGACGTGGTGCTGGTGGGTGAGATGCGAGACCTGGAGACCATTGCCATCGCCATCGAGACGGCGGAGACGGGGCACCTGGTGTTCGGGACGCTGCACACGAACACGGCGGCCTCCACGGTGGATCGCATCATCGACCAGTTCCCGGCGGACCGTCAGGCGCAGATTCGCATGATGTTGTCCGAGTCGCTCAAGGGCGTCATTTCACAGACGCTGTGCAAGCGCATTGGCGGTGGTCGCGTGGCGGCGCAAGAGGTGCTGCTGTGCACCAGCTCGGTGTCCAACCTGATCCGCGAGGGAAAGACGTTCCAGATCGCCTCGGTGATGCAGACCGGACGCGGGCACGGAATGATGATGCTCAACGACGCTTTGTTGGAGCTGGTCAAGAAGAAGCTGGTGGCCCCGGTCGAGGCGCTCAACAAGGCGGTGGCCCGCAACGAGATGAGGACCATGCTGGAGCGCGCGGGCTACAAAGTGGACCCTCCGGCGGAGGCGGCTCCCCCTCCTGCCCAGAAGTGA
- a CDS encoding DJ-1/PfpI family protein encodes MAGKKLLMLVGDYVEDYEVMVPFQALQAVGHTVHAVCPDKKAGETIRTAVHDFDGAQTYSEKPGHNFTVNATFAEINASGYDGLVVPGGRAPEYLRLDPKVLQVVRHFAEARKPIAAICHGLQLLAAAGVLEGKRCTAYPACGPEVTLARGTYVQVPVDEAVVDGNLVTAPAWPAHPRWIAGFLQVLGTRIQH; translated from the coding sequence ATGGCTGGCAAGAAGCTGCTGATGCTGGTGGGCGACTACGTGGAGGACTACGAGGTGATGGTGCCGTTCCAGGCCCTGCAGGCGGTAGGGCACACGGTCCACGCAGTCTGTCCGGACAAGAAGGCCGGGGAGACGATCCGCACCGCCGTGCATGACTTCGATGGGGCCCAGACGTACAGCGAGAAGCCGGGCCACAACTTCACCGTCAACGCGACCTTCGCCGAAATCAATGCCTCGGGGTACGACGGGCTGGTGGTTCCGGGAGGCCGGGCGCCGGAGTACCTGCGGCTCGACCCGAAGGTGCTCCAGGTGGTCCGCCACTTCGCCGAGGCGCGCAAGCCCATCGCCGCCATCTGCCACGGGCTGCAGCTCCTCGCGGCCGCGGGGGTGCTCGAGGGCAAGCGCTGCACGGCGTATCCAGCCTGTGGCCCGGAGGTGACGCTGGCCCGGGGAACCTACGTCCAAGTTCCGGTGGATGAGGCGGTGGTGGACGGCAACCTGGTGACCGCTCCCGCCTGGCCGGCGCACCCTCGCTGGATCGCCGGCTTCCTCCAGGTATTGGGCACGCGCATCCAGCACTGA
- a CDS encoding sigma-54-dependent transcriptional regulator yields the protein MSTSLLLVDDDRTFSSLAASVLSQEGFQVRTARSLHETRAALAREAPDLVILDRRLPDGDGLSFLPELRAQLPGTVVLMVTAHGDIASAVEAIKAGARDYLAKPVELDDLVLRARRAAQDVQLQERLRRAESALEGRRRLLAPRSPVMQSTMQMLERIATSPRSPVLIQGETGAGKEVLARQLHLLRAEQGPFVHVNCAALPDTLVESELFGHERGSFTDARTARRGLVEVANGGLLFLDEVGELPLALQAKLLTFLDKGAFRRLGGSSELTSSARVVAATNRDLTQEVSAGRFREDLYFRLSVFKVEVPPLRARREDVLPLAESLVAELCAELGHRPVALSAAARARLERYPFPGNVRELRNVIERALVLESGPTLELESLSPGSQSPSSTVDPTAFVVSGPPRPLDEVERLYVRHVLDRMEGRRMDASRVLGISYPTFLRRLGEE from the coding sequence ATGAGCACCTCCCTGCTCCTGGTGGACGACGATCGCACCTTCTCTTCGCTCGCCGCTTCGGTCCTCTCGCAGGAGGGCTTCCAGGTGCGCACCGCCCGCTCGCTGCACGAGACGCGCGCGGCGCTCGCCCGCGAGGCCCCGGACCTGGTCATCCTCGATCGCCGCTTGCCGGATGGAGACGGGCTCTCCTTCCTGCCCGAGCTGCGCGCCCAGTTGCCCGGCACCGTGGTGTTGATGGTGACGGCGCACGGAGACATCGCCAGCGCGGTGGAGGCCATCAAGGCGGGCGCGCGCGACTACCTGGCCAAGCCCGTGGAGCTGGATGACCTGGTGCTGCGCGCGCGCCGCGCCGCCCAGGACGTGCAGTTGCAGGAGCGCCTGCGCCGGGCGGAGAGCGCGCTGGAGGGCCGCCGGCGCCTGCTGGCACCGCGCTCGCCGGTGATGCAGAGCACGATGCAGATGCTCGAGCGCATCGCCACCTCGCCCCGCAGCCCCGTGCTGATTCAAGGAGAGACGGGCGCGGGCAAGGAGGTGCTCGCCCGCCAGCTGCACCTGTTGCGCGCGGAGCAGGGGCCCTTTGTCCACGTCAACTGCGCCGCCCTGCCGGACACGCTGGTGGAGAGCGAGCTGTTCGGCCACGAGCGAGGCTCCTTCACCGACGCGCGCACCGCCCGGCGCGGCCTGGTGGAGGTGGCCAATGGCGGCCTGCTCTTCCTGGACGAGGTGGGCGAGTTGCCGCTGGCGCTGCAGGCCAAGCTGCTCACCTTCCTGGACAAGGGCGCCTTCCGGCGGCTTGGCGGCAGCAGCGAGCTGACCAGCAGCGCGCGCGTGGTGGCCGCCACCAACCGGGACCTCACCCAGGAGGTGTCCGCCGGCCGCTTCCGGGAGGATCTCTACTTCCGCCTGAGCGTCTTCAAGGTGGAGGTGCCTCCCTTGCGCGCGCGGCGAGAGGACGTGCTGCCACTGGCCGAGTCGCTGGTGGCCGAGCTGTGCGCGGAGCTGGGTCACCGCCCCGTGGCGCTGTCGGCCGCGGCCCGCGCGCGACTCGAGCGCTACCCCTTCCCCGGCAATGTGCGCGAGCTGCGCAACGTCATCGAGCGCGCCCTGGTGCTCGAGAGCGGCCCTACTCTGGAGCTTGAGTCGCTCTCACCGGGCTCGCAGAGTCCCTCTTCCACGGTGGACCCGACCGCCTTCGTGGTGTCGGGCCCTCCCCGCCCGTTGGACGAGGTGGAGCGCCTGTACGTGCGGCACGTACTCGATCGCATGGAGGGGCGCCGCATGGACGCTTCTCGGGTTTTGGGAATCTCCTATCCCACCTTCCTGCGCCGGCTGGGTGAGGAGTAA
- a CDS encoding J domain-containing protein, protein MSACPCCLEVLKPALLGLGGRRLAGNCELCGDAVCQDCLHSGSPDVEALFQRRAPDGVPSPRASRRQACGSCLWESFEARGVAPSFPEPSGHRKRAAQAACAHLHAVRWMRCCPTCGVEMAWKAEHDNPMCDACGAPSHLEFNCCWACGESFEEENEATDTAEGYALDFDCRSRTCEGRVAWLMPYCPWCATAQRWQPSEEEDAPSCVGCEAKLDPTWTFCASCGEEAPLPEDCFTCGTALDEADCAARCEHCRRMVCGECFGDYTLPESRAGQGEAKEGSPGVRETLLCPPCAEELGASPLQDEEEEEEAPEPESRADEEEEGGDDPPAAQAAAPSSPWEVLGVAPGTPLTEVKRAYIALITQYHPDKVAQLGPKLQALAAEETRRLNQAWSELRQRGGQGPT, encoded by the coding sequence ATGTCCGCGTGCCCGTGCTGCTTGGAAGTCCTGAAGCCCGCCCTCCTGGGGCTTGGCGGTCGCCGCCTCGCGGGGAACTGCGAGCTCTGTGGTGACGCCGTGTGCCAGGACTGCCTGCACTCGGGCTCGCCGGACGTGGAGGCGCTCTTCCAGCGCCGGGCCCCCGATGGAGTTCCCTCGCCGCGAGCCTCCCGAAGGCAGGCTTGCGGCAGCTGTCTGTGGGAGTCGTTCGAGGCCCGAGGAGTGGCGCCGTCCTTCCCCGAGCCGTCGGGCCATCGCAAGCGTGCGGCCCAGGCCGCCTGCGCGCACCTCCACGCGGTGCGGTGGATGCGGTGCTGCCCCACGTGCGGCGTCGAGATGGCCTGGAAGGCCGAGCACGACAACCCCATGTGCGACGCGTGCGGAGCACCCTCGCACCTCGAGTTCAATTGTTGCTGGGCCTGTGGCGAGTCCTTCGAGGAAGAGAACGAGGCCACGGACACCGCCGAGGGCTATGCGCTCGACTTCGACTGCCGCTCCCGCACATGCGAGGGCCGGGTGGCGTGGCTCATGCCGTACTGCCCCTGGTGTGCGACGGCGCAGCGCTGGCAACCCTCCGAAGAGGAGGATGCGCCCTCGTGCGTGGGATGCGAAGCGAAGCTCGATCCCACGTGGACCTTCTGTGCTTCGTGCGGCGAAGAGGCACCGCTGCCCGAGGATTGCTTCACCTGCGGAACAGCCCTCGATGAGGCGGACTGTGCCGCGCGTTGTGAGCACTGCCGGCGGATGGTGTGTGGCGAATGCTTCGGCGACTACACGCTGCCAGAGTCGCGCGCCGGGCAAGGCGAGGCGAAGGAGGGCAGCCCAGGCGTCCGTGAGACGCTGTTGTGTCCTCCATGTGCGGAGGAACTCGGAGCCTCTCCACTCCAGGACGAGGAAGAAGAAGAAGAGGCCCCCGAGCCAGAGTCCCGCGCGGACGAAGAGGAGGAGGGCGGAGACGACCCTCCCGCGGCCCAGGCCGCTGCTCCCAGCAGCCCGTGGGAAGTGCTCGGTGTGGCCCCGGGCACGCCCCTGACCGAGGTGAAGCGGGCCTACATCGCCCTCATCACCCAGTACCATCCGGACAAGGTGGCGCAGCTGGGGCCGAAGCTCCAAGCGCTGGCGGCGGAAGAAACGCGCCGGCTCAACCAGGCGTGGAGCGAGCTACGTCAACGGGGCGGTCAAGGGCCTACCTGA
- a CDS encoding SDR family oxidoreductase — MSGIKGKVIVITGASSGIGEAAARLLARHGAHVVLGARRTDKLEAIAGAITAEGGSARYRALDVSKREDMEAFVDFALSTFGRVDVIINNAGVMPLSKLEALKVDEWNRMIDVNIRGVLHGIAAGLPLMKKQGSGQFINLSSIGGHAVSPTAAVYCATKFAVMAISEGLRQEVGGDIRVTVISPGVTESELADSISDPLAKEGMKEFRRISIPAEAIARAIAFAVEQPADVDVSEIIVRPTASPY, encoded by the coding sequence ATGTCCGGAATCAAGGGGAAGGTCATCGTCATCACCGGGGCCAGCAGCGGAATTGGAGAGGCGGCGGCGCGCCTGCTCGCCAGGCACGGCGCTCACGTGGTGCTGGGCGCCAGGCGCACCGACAAGCTCGAGGCGATCGCGGGCGCCATCACCGCCGAGGGAGGCTCGGCCCGGTACCGCGCGCTGGACGTGTCCAAACGCGAGGACATGGAGGCCTTCGTGGACTTCGCGCTGAGCACGTTCGGGCGCGTGGATGTGATCATCAACAACGCGGGCGTCATGCCGCTGTCCAAGCTGGAGGCGCTGAAGGTTGACGAGTGGAACCGGATGATTGATGTGAACATCCGGGGCGTGCTGCACGGCATCGCCGCCGGGCTGCCGCTGATGAAGAAGCAGGGGAGCGGGCAGTTCATCAACCTCTCGTCCATTGGTGGCCACGCGGTGTCTCCCACGGCGGCCGTGTACTGCGCGACCAAGTTCGCTGTCATGGCCATCTCCGAGGGGCTCCGCCAGGAAGTCGGTGGCGACATCCGGGTGACGGTGATCTCGCCAGGAGTCACCGAGTCGGAGCTCGCCGACAGCATCAGCGATCCTTTGGCGAAGGAGGGGATGAAGGAGTTCCGCCGGATCTCCATTCCCGCCGAGGCCATTGCCAGGGCCATTGCTTTCGCCGTCGAGCAGCCCGCCGACGTCGACGTCAGCGAAATCATCGTGCGGCCCACGGCGAGTCCCTACTGA
- a CDS encoding ATP-binding protein: MSRPPSLPVPSPAPALGEFARTQRRAGRSALVGLAMLGLVSLGSPLLAYQEDVQNAREEVLEHLSSLAQVQAEALGVHLGLLEAELRRLAENPKLTLNEGPSGPEVTVLDNALHHTQLFSEGVALLSASGRRVWSDPPQMSLGDSPLSTRPWFRRVLDKAVSDIDLLERDDGPLVVAVPIVREGQVVGLLVGELRGSARPLPGVRAKGTNVSLLMAKNGKLLLPMPPSTLAWTSELASRVFALAEQPGLICLLGKNMLGAAAPVPVPEGVNGMLLAVLEDEERDTAVLRRRFLGQLFFHSALLGGTLVLFTLLLRRSYRSLLAAEDRLRHQETMAALGSASQLIAHEVKNALNGIQAALSLLRPATSSGEVALPALRAQVQRLGHLARSLLSFGAPRAAQRRPCQLSLLVEEALQSVRILPEAEDVPLGVSLKEGLIVHADPALLVAAIDNLLRNAVEAGAVARDTGLRPSPWVRVSLASESGEAVLLVEDNAGGVDPDLEPRLWEPFATARAKGVGLGLPMARAAVEAHGGSLTYTRLPEGSRFSLRLPLESDA, translated from the coding sequence ATGTCGCGACCGCCCTCTCTACCGGTCCCCTCGCCGGCCCCGGCCCTGGGGGAGTTCGCCCGCACCCAGCGACGCGCGGGCCGCTCCGCCCTCGTGGGGCTGGCCATGCTGGGCCTGGTCTCCCTGGGCAGCCCCCTGCTCGCCTACCAAGAGGACGTCCAGAACGCCCGCGAAGAGGTGCTCGAGCACCTCTCCTCCCTGGCCCAGGTGCAGGCCGAGGCGTTAGGGGTACACCTGGGGCTGCTGGAGGCGGAGCTGCGGCGCCTGGCCGAGAACCCGAAGCTCACCCTCAATGAGGGTCCCTCCGGCCCGGAGGTGACCGTGCTGGACAACGCCCTGCACCACACCCAGCTCTTCTCCGAGGGCGTGGCCCTGCTCTCCGCCTCGGGGCGCCGCGTGTGGAGCGATCCACCCCAGATGTCGCTGGGGGACTCCCCCTTGAGCACCCGCCCCTGGTTCCGAAGGGTGCTGGACAAGGCTGTCTCGGACATCGATCTGCTGGAGCGGGACGACGGGCCCCTGGTGGTGGCGGTGCCCATCGTGCGTGAGGGGCAGGTGGTGGGCCTGCTGGTGGGCGAGCTGCGAGGGAGCGCACGCCCGCTGCCGGGAGTGCGGGCGAAGGGCACGAACGTCTCGCTACTCATGGCGAAGAACGGGAAGCTGCTCCTGCCCATGCCCCCGTCGACCCTGGCCTGGACTTCGGAGCTCGCCTCGCGCGTGTTCGCGCTGGCCGAGCAGCCCGGGCTCATCTGCCTGCTGGGCAAGAACATGCTGGGCGCGGCGGCCCCAGTCCCCGTACCGGAGGGGGTCAACGGCATGCTGCTGGCCGTGCTGGAGGATGAGGAGCGGGACACCGCGGTGCTGCGGCGCCGCTTCCTCGGGCAGCTCTTCTTCCACAGCGCCCTGCTGGGCGGCACCCTGGTGCTCTTCACCCTGTTGTTGCGGCGCTCGTACCGCTCGCTGCTCGCCGCCGAGGACCGGCTGCGGCACCAGGAGACGATGGCGGCGCTGGGCTCGGCCAGCCAGCTCATCGCCCACGAGGTGAAGAACGCCCTCAATGGCATCCAGGCGGCCCTCTCGCTGCTGCGGCCTGCCACCAGCAGTGGCGAGGTGGCCCTGCCCGCCCTGCGCGCCCAGGTGCAGCGGCTGGGACACCTGGCGCGCTCGCTGCTGTCCTTTGGCGCGCCGCGGGCCGCCCAGCGTCGCCCCTGCCAGCTCAGCCTGCTGGTGGAGGAGGCGCTGCAGTCGGTGCGCATCCTGCCCGAGGCCGAGGACGTGCCCTTGGGCGTGTCGCTGAAAGAGGGCCTCATCGTTCACGCCGATCCGGCGCTGCTGGTGGCCGCCATCGACAACCTGCTGCGCAACGCGGTGGAGGCGGGCGCGGTGGCGCGCGACACCGGCCTGCGCCCCAGCCCCTGGGTGCGGGTGAGCCTGGCCAGTGAGTCCGGCGAGGCCGTGCTGCTGGTGGAGGACAACGCGGGCGGAGTGGATCCGGACCTGGAGCCGCGCCTGTGGGAGCCCTTCGCCACCGCGCGCGCCAAGGGCGTGGGGCTGGGGCTGCCCATGGCGCGTGCCGCCGTGGAGGCTCACGGAGGAAGCCTCACCTATACTCGTCTGCCCGAGGGCAGCCGTTTCAGCCTTCGCCTACCCCTGGAGAGCGACGCATGA